In a single window of the Candidatus Thermoplasmatota archaeon genome:
- a CDS encoding fibronectin type III domain-containing protein, with product MSARARVAILLVAFLVLSAVGPLAQANPLKPPTSPRGLTAQVGPGAGEISLAWREPANSGSGPVLGYNVYRDGPDGRSERIAELGDVRSFVDARALIGALMKYRVAARNLAGESGPSNTVQATAVALPGAPENLEATAGPGRGQIALAWQPPADDGGSAVMGYRIFRGPSADDLTFLTQVGNVVGHVDGPLADAATFFYAVSALTLAGQGPQSVPASATTFDLPSPPVGLAARALDSPGRIHLTWSPPESDGGARVEGYRIHRADTQGEETFHREVGGDLTEYTDEVASGGTMFYFLTARTAAGESPASNGASATAASGDTVTTMESTLPTGRYGLGAVWTGTHAFVFGGASAGSSGASLSAQQGSGQLYSDILRYDAEADELVPMQATLPEGICCGPAVFHQGHAYILGGLTADGICCSAASLSSAEHGDGICCSDTILRYDVANDEIAIMQATLLDGICCGPAVSDGQFLWIFGGRVPDAGASTATAGAEGGWSNLILRYDPANDEVVAIGQTLPEGICCSMAVFDGTHVYLFGGETATGFASGVLRFDPQTHEIVEMGAVLPEGICCGTSVWSGEYAYLFGGETAEGMSGTILRYDPAGDRFDVMPATLPEGICCNAAVWTGSNAFLFGGATQETATDVILRYNVAPGAPQNVVALPGPGVGDVRILWDPPATEGSQPVDGYRLYRGLESGRAELLAEVGLVTEYVDTTCPAVSLCFYQVSAFSTVGEGARSDEAFMLGTQVEETSAASAARPSPPSRAVGPILGGPT from the coding sequence ATGTCCGCACGCGCGCGCGTAGCCATCTTGCTGGTCGCATTTCTCGTCCTTTCGGCGGTGGGTCCGTTGGCGCAGGCCAACCCCCTCAAGCCCCCGACCTCCCCGCGCGGGCTGACGGCGCAGGTCGGCCCGGGCGCCGGGGAGATTTCGCTTGCATGGCGCGAGCCGGCCAATTCCGGCTCCGGCCCCGTCCTCGGGTACAACGTGTACCGCGACGGGCCGGACGGACGCAGCGAGCGCATCGCTGAGCTCGGCGACGTGCGGAGCTTCGTCGACGCGAGGGCACTCATCGGCGCGCTGATGAAGTACCGGGTCGCGGCCCGCAACCTGGCCGGCGAGAGCGGGCCTTCCAACACCGTCCAGGCGACCGCCGTGGCGTTGCCGGGCGCTCCCGAGAACCTGGAAGCCACGGCCGGGCCGGGGCGCGGGCAGATCGCGCTCGCCTGGCAACCGCCGGCCGACGACGGCGGATCGGCCGTCATGGGCTACCGGATTTTCCGGGGACCTTCGGCCGACGACCTCACGTTCCTCACGCAAGTGGGCAACGTAGTCGGGCACGTCGACGGCCCGCTTGCCGACGCGGCCACGTTCTTCTACGCGGTCAGCGCGCTCACCCTCGCGGGGCAAGGCCCGCAAAGCGTCCCTGCTTCGGCCACGACGTTCGACCTGCCGAGCCCTCCCGTCGGGCTTGCGGCCCGCGCGCTGGACAGTCCGGGCCGCATCCATCTCACGTGGTCGCCGCCCGAGTCCGACGGCGGCGCGCGCGTCGAAGGTTACCGCATCCACCGCGCCGACACGCAGGGCGAGGAGACCTTCCATCGCGAGGTTGGCGGCGACCTGACGGAGTACACCGACGAGGTTGCAAGCGGGGGGACCATGTTCTATTTCCTCACCGCGCGCACGGCTGCCGGCGAGAGCCCCGCGTCCAACGGCGCAAGCGCGACGGCCGCGTCCGGCGACACCGTGACCACGATGGAATCCACCCTTCCCACGGGACGCTACGGCCTTGGGGCCGTGTGGACGGGCACGCACGCCTTCGTCTTCGGCGGCGCAAGCGCGGGGTCTTCCGGTGCAAGCCTGTCGGCCCAACAGGGCAGCGGCCAACTGTACTCCGACATCCTGCGCTACGACGCGGAAGCGGACGAGCTCGTGCCCATGCAGGCCACGCTTCCCGAAGGCATCTGCTGCGGGCCCGCGGTCTTCCACCAGGGGCATGCGTACATCCTCGGCGGGCTCACCGCCGACGGCATCTGCTGCTCGGCTGCCAGCCTCAGCTCCGCCGAGCACGGCGACGGGATCTGCTGCAGCGACACGATCCTCCGCTACGACGTCGCCAACGACGAGATCGCGATCATGCAGGCGACCCTGCTGGACGGCATCTGCTGCGGACCTGCGGTCTCGGACGGGCAGTTCCTCTGGATCTTCGGCGGTCGCGTGCCCGACGCGGGCGCCTCGACGGCGACGGCCGGCGCCGAGGGCGGATGGTCGAACCTCATCCTCCGCTACGACCCGGCCAACGACGAGGTCGTCGCGATCGGCCAGACCCTGCCGGAAGGCATCTGCTGCTCCATGGCCGTCTTCGACGGAACGCACGTGTACCTCTTCGGCGGCGAGACCGCCACGGGCTTCGCAAGCGGCGTGCTCCGGTTCGATCCGCAGACGCACGAGATCGTGGAGATGGGCGCCGTGCTGCCCGAGGGCATCTGCTGCGGGACGTCCGTCTGGAGCGGCGAGTACGCGTACCTGTTCGGTGGAGAGACCGCCGAGGGCATGAGCGGGACCATCCTCCGCTACGACCCGGCCGGGGATCGCTTCGACGTCATGCCGGCGACGCTGCCCGAGGGCATCTGCTGCAACGCGGCCGTCTGGACCGGAAGCAACGCCTTCCTGTTCGGCGGCGCCACGCAGGAGACGGCTACGGACGTGATCCTGCGCTACAACGTGGCGCCCGGCGCGCCGCAAAACGTGGTGGCGCTGCCCGGACCCGGGGTGGGCGACGTTCGGATCCTGTGGGACCCGCCGGCCACGGAAGGAAGCCAACCGGTCGACGGGTACCGCCTTTACCGCGGCCTCGAGAGCGGACGCGCGGAGCTCCTGGCCGAAGTGGGTCTCGTGACGGAATACGTGGACACGACCTGTCCGGCCGTGTCCTTGTGTTTCTACCAGGTGTCCGCCTTTTCGACCGTTGGCGAGGGCGCGCGATCCGACGAGGCCTTCATGCTGGGGACCCAAGTCGAGGAAACAAGCGCGGCTTCGGCGGCGCGGCCGTCTCCCCCGAGCCGCGCCGTCGGTCCAATTCTCGGGGGCCCGACGTAG